A segment of the Triticum urartu cultivar G1812 unplaced genomic scaffold, Tu2.1 TuUngrouped_contig_711, whole genome shotgun sequence genome:
AATAATGAAGACTGCTCTTAATCTCCGAATCATGTAAATGTAGAACCATACATAGCTCCATAGTCCTGCAAACTTGCCACATCCACTGGATTCAGGTTTACACCCAACTCAAGTCCAAATATGCCTGAGGCAAAAATTTACAGTTTTTGCCATTATGGTCAAATATACAGTACTAGCTAGTTTGAGGGATTTAAAATAATCCAGTTACATCAAACATCAAGTACACTACAATTCTAGAAAGGGGGAGGAATAGGTCATAGCAGAGACTGGACAAGCCACCGCCAGAAACTAAGAATAgaaataaactaaaaataaaaaaggagCCACACACCACAAAAAATCCAAGTTTCCCACTTTCTATTTGTATTACATAATAGCAATAAAGTAAATCAGGATACTAGGGGAAATGGGTATACAAAATGATCACCTGCCTTGACATTTTGATAGGCGTATAAGAATCGCAGGCTTTACTGCCACTGTTTCATATGAACAGAACTGCAGTGCACACTAATAATCAAACAGAAACAGGTGCCGCTGGAGTTTACCTATGCAGGATCCACACTGCTCTCCTCTTCCTGCGGGCTATGACAACATGAGATTGCCAGCACTATATGGATTGCAACATATACCAGCACGGCGGTCACTAGTGCAACGACATACATAGACGTCTTCCACCCCCTGCTGGAGCCTGCTGCGTAGGCCACTAGGAGAGCGAGCAAATCCAGCACAATCGTCGTGTTCATGACCTTGAGCGACCATTTCTTCTCGTCCTTCCACTCCAGTAGCAAAATGATGATAACAACAATGGACGCCACGAAGGACGTGGAGTTGCTGTAGAAGAAGGCGAGGTAACGGTGCCTCTGGTTGTCATGCATGATTGGGTTGCCCGCGTCGTATCCATTCCCACTGTGCTGCCAAGCTCCGCCTGGTGGATCTAGGCCGGCCTGGTAGGTGACGCTTGCCACCAAGATTCCTAGCAGCATCAGATATTTGCGCATGACATGTTTTTCCTTTCCTGGTGTACAACTGCTTACCTCAATGGGCTCCAGTTCACCGGCCGTGTCTTCAGGTATGTTGTTCCTTTCCTTCAACAAGAATACCAGGAGCAGTAAAGCTATAACGACGAGGACCACAACCACCAAGACGAAAATGTAGATGGATGTTTTCAGATGTTGCGTGCTTCCGGCAGCATATGCTCCCATCAGACCAAACATGCCCGCCCCTGTGCAAACAGCGAGTGCATAGCTTCGAATCGCAGGCCTGTATAGATGTGGGTTCACGAGCAGTATGATCAGTGCGATGGACAGCATGAAGCTCACCGTGTTGCAGTAGAAGAAGGCTGTGTAACGCCGGGGAAAGTTGTATAGGAGGACTGGATCCCCAGCGTGGTGCCTGCTATCATCTTGGAGCCGGAAACCGCCAGGAGGGGTCAACCCAGCTTGATAAGTGATGGTTGCGGCCAAGACTGCGAAAAGGAGCAACCGCTTGCGCCTCTTCTCCACGGACTTAATTTCTTCTTTGGTGGGGTTGGTGGCATGGTTCAGTGTGAAGAAGACAACATGGATCACTACATAGACCAGGACGGCGCCAGCCAAGGCCATGGCATAAATGGAGGTGGTCAAGTCCCGAGAGCTTCCCGCAGCATATGCTCCGATGAGGCCAAACAAGTCCAGTATCATGGCTgcctcgagcacgtgtgtctgGAGCATAACCTTGCTTTGGACCAGGATGATGGCCACCAAGGAGGCTACGAAGGCGACAGAGTTGCAGTAGAAGAAGGCCTTGTACCTCTTAGCGTTCACGGTGAGGAGGATCGGGTCACCAGCCATGTGGCCGTCCCGATTACCCGGCCAGAAGCCACCGGGAGGATCCAGCCCTGCTTGGTAAGTGATGGTTGCGGCAAGAGTGGCTAGTAACAGTACAAGGGAACGAGCATGCTCCGCTGCGACCCTATGTAGTTGGGGAGCAAAAGAGGTCAGTTAAAGCCAATGATttgcagaggaggaagaagaataagaaaaggGATGTGCTCCCGTAGTACCTGCTGTCATTAGTCTCCAGACCTGGTGCTCTTGTTATTGCTCTTGACAAGCTCCCTGACACCGAACGATGGAAGCTTTTGATTTTGGTCCAGAACCTGGTATCGCTTGCAGCTTTTATGGTACCTTGAATAACTGCAACTTGCAGCAATGCCATGAATGCCAGGACGGCAATAACCAGGCTGCCCACATAGAAGTTGGTGTCGGTCTCCCTGCAGCTGCCTGCGGTGTATGAGACGATGAGGCTGATCAGCGCGACGGCGATGAACCAGTATGCCTCAGTCACACGAGGTTTTCTGTCCAGAAGCACCACAATGATGAGCAAGGACGCCACGAACGCCAGGGCATTGAAGAACAAGAACACCGTCAGGCGCTTGCCGTGGCTGTCCTTGAGGATCGCGTCGCCAGGGCTGTGGCCGTTCTCACTGTTGTCCCAGAAGCCGCCTGGCGTGCTCATCCCGGCAACGTATGTCACGCTCACCGCGAACGTCGCGAGCAGCATCAGGACCTTTCGTAGCCGTTTCTCATGCACTGCGTCGATGTAGCTGTGCTTGTCTTCTGGCAACGAGGCTAGCACCATCTGAAGAGCAAGGTAGGCAACGACGGCAACCACCAGCACCGAGGAGAAGATGGTCGTGGGCTTGTCGCGGCATGTCCCGGCAGCATAGGCTCCCATGACGCTTAGCAGGTCCACAAGCATGACCGCCCGCAGTGGCAGGAGGGTGACGCggttcttctttttctcttccaTGAGGGTGAGGAAGAGGATGGCGAGGATGATCACGAGTGACGAGGCAAATGCGGTGGCGTTGCAGTAGTAGAACACCAGGTACCGGTGGTAGCTGGTGGTCCGGATAATGGAGTCGCCTGCGAATTGGCCCGTGGCGTCGACAGTCTCCTGCCAGACGCCCCCCGGTGGGTTGAACCCCGCGGCATATGTCACCGTGGCCACCAGCGTTGCCAGCAGCAGGATGTACTTGCTCAGGTCGAGCATGAGCTCGTAGCTCTCGATCACCTCCTCGGGTTGGCTGCTTCCATTTGCAGGAGGCTGAGTATCATGGGGCTGGCTGTTTCCATTTGTTGGATTGGTGGCAGGAGGGCAAGCATCCAGCGCGGGGCCGTCTACTGTGATATCATGTGAACTGTTGTGGCGTTTTTGCTCGGCCGCCATTTGCGTAGCAATTGGTGCCTCAGCTCGACTGAATCTGTCTTCAATATATAGCTCACCAGGCAAGCTTGCTCATCAGCATGACAACCTGGCATAACGTCACCATATCATAACATAAAGGAGCAACGCGAAAGAAAGACGGTATTGCAATTATAGATAGCACCCTTGGATCAGCATCCGACGGATATCGTTCATCTTCTCGAGGAGACCACTTCCTGCTGTATTTATATATTCATATTAATTAAGGTAGAAAATTGCTGGTAGCTGGAGCCGAAGCTGGTTGCCACCACATGCGTAACCTCATCGTGGTTAACAAatggggaggcccaaggggggcgctcATGGTGAATTGGTGATATTATCATGTGTCCCCACTTCACCATTAGTATTGATAGAACTGCT
Coding sequences within it:
- the LOC125531438 gene encoding uncharacterized protein LOC125531438, whose protein sequence is MAAEQKRHNSSHDITVDGPALDACPPATNPTNGNSQPHDTQPPANGSSQPEEVIESYELMLDLSKYILLLATLVATVTYAAGFNPPGGVWQETVDATGQFAGDSIIRTTSYHRYLVFYYCNATAFASSLVIILAILFLTLMEEKKKNRVTLLPLRAVMLVDLLSVMGAYAAGTCRDKPTTIFSSVLVVAVVAYLALQMVLASLPEDKHSYIDAVHEKRLRKVLMLLATFAVSVTYVAGMSTPGGFWDNSENGHSPGDAILKDSHGKRLTVFLFFNALAFVASLLIIVVLLDRKPRVTEAYWFIAVALISLIVSYTAGSCRETDTNFYVGSLVIAVLAFMALLQVAVIQGTIKAASDTRFWTKIKSFHRSSTRVAAEHARSLVLLLATLAATITYQAGLDPPGGFWPGNRDGHMAGDPILLTVNAKRYKAFFYCNSVAFVASLVAIILVQSKVMLQTHVLEAAMILDLFGLIGAYAAGSSRDLTTSIYAMALAGAVLVYVVIHVVFFTLNHATNPTKEEIKSVEKRRKRLLLFAVLAATITYQAGLTPPGGFRLQDDSRHHAGDPVLLYNFPRRYTAFFYCNTVSFMLSIALIILLVNPHLYRPAIRSYALAVCTGAGMFGLMGAYAAGSTQHLKTSIYIFVLVVVVLVVIALLLLVFLLKERNNIPEDTAGELEPIEVSSCTPGKEKHVMRKYLMLLGILVASVTYQAGLDPPGGAWQHSGNGYDAGNPIMHDNQRHRYLAFFYSNSTSFVASIVVIIILLLEWKDEKKWSLKVMNTTIVLDLLALLVAYAAGSSRGWKTSMYVVALVTAVLVYVAIHIVLAISCCHSPQEEESSVDPA